The Candidatus Neomarinimicrobiota bacterium DNA segment CTATTAGGGAAGGCGGTAGAACAGTTGGTGCCGGTGTCGTAACTCAGATTATTGAATGATCAAAAGGTAGCGAGGTTAGAGGTGCCTGGACAAAAAATAAGAATAAGTTTAAAAGCTTACGATCATAATTTACTTGATAAAAGCGCAAAAAGAATAGTAGCTACAGCAAAAGCAACAGGGGCAGTGGTACGAGGTCCCATACCCCTTCCTGCTCAACGTACTGTATATACTGTTTTAAGGTCGCCTCACGTGAATAAGAAGAGTAGGGAGCAATTCGAGGCAACAGTTCATAAGAGATTGATAGATATACTTAATTCGACTTCAAAGACAGTTGATGCTTTGATGAAGCTAGAATTACCGGCAGGAATTGATATTGAAATAAAAGTTTAATGGTAGAGATATGTTGGGAATATTAGGGAAAAAAATAGGTATGACACAAATATTTACAGAGGATGGGCAGGCGGTTCCAGTTACCGTTATTGAAGCAGGTCCATGCAAAGTTGTGCAGGTGAAAACGAAAGAAAACGATGGGTATGATGCAGTCCAGCTTGGGTTCGAACACAAAAAAGAGCGTTTAGTGAATAAACCTCTATTAGGACATTTTAAAAAAGCCGGGGTAGTACCTTTCCGATACTTAAGGGAGTTTAGAGATTTTGATAACGAGTATT contains these protein-coding regions:
- the rpsJ gene encoding 30S ribosomal protein S10, encoding MPGQKIRISLKAYDHNLLDKSAKRIVATAKATGAVVRGPIPLPAQRTVYTVLRSPHVNKKSREQFEATVHKRLIDILNSTSKTVDALMKLELPAGIDIEIKV